The following proteins are encoded in a genomic region of Chloroflexota bacterium:
- the rpsM gene encoding 30S ribosomal protein S13 has product MARIAGVDIPNDKQVQISLTYIHGIGRAKAKEAVAAAGVNPETRVKQLTEDEVSRLRDYIDRHFTVEGDLRREVNLNIKRLMEIGCYRGLRHRRGLPVRGQRTRTNARTRRGPRRTVAGRRRASAKK; this is encoded by the coding sequence TTGGCGCGTATTGCGGGTGTTGACATCCCAAATGACAAGCAGGTTCAGATCTCGCTGACGTATATCCACGGCATCGGCCGAGCGAAGGCCAAAGAGGCAGTGGCCGCAGCGGGAGTCAATCCCGAAACTCGGGTGAAGCAGCTGACCGAAGATGAAGTCTCCCGTCTGCGCGACTACATCGACCGTCACTTTACGGTCGAGGGGGACTTGCGGCGCGAAGTCAACCTGAACATCAAGCGATTGATGGAGATCGGGTGCTATCGCGGGCTGCGGCATCGCCGCGGGCTGCCCGTTCGCGGACAGCGCACCCGGACAAACGCGCGCACGCGGCGCGGGCCTCGACGGACGGTGGCCGGGCGTCGGCGCGCGTCGGCGAAAAAGTAG
- the rpsD gene encoding 30S ribosomal protein S4, with the protein MARYTGPVCRICRRFGLKLFLKGQRCFGPKCAVERRKYPPGEHGQGRRKVSEFGLQLAEKQKLRSMYGVLERQFRTHFEEAERRPGMTGANLLSILERRLDNVVYRLGFAPSRKQARQLVRHGHFDLNGRKTDIPSALLREGDVVQVRQSSRENEYFLAAKGEMTESTVPRWLSLDPEALSGRVMRAPERDDIDTPVNEQLVVEYYSR; encoded by the coding sequence ATGGCACGATACACAGGCCCCGTTTGCCGAATCTGTCGAAGGTTCGGCCTCAAGCTGTTTCTCAAGGGCCAGCGCTGCTTCGGCCCAAAGTGCGCCGTCGAGCGCCGCAAGTATCCACCCGGTGAGCACGGGCAAGGACGGCGCAAGGTGTCCGAGTTCGGTCTGCAGCTGGCCGAGAAGCAGAAGCTCCGATCGATGTACGGTGTGCTCGAACGGCAGTTCCGCACACATTTCGAGGAGGCGGAGCGGCGTCCTGGCATGACGGGTGCCAACCTGTTGTCGATCCTCGAGCGGCGACTCGACAACGTCGTCTACCGCCTTGGGTTCGCCCCATCGCGAAAGCAGGCCCGTCAGCTCGTTCGGCACGGGCACTTCGACCTGAACGGCCGAAAGACGGATATCCCCTCGGCGCTGCTTCGCGAGGGCGACGTGGTCCAGGTCCGACAATCGAGCAGAGAGAACGAGTATTTCCTCGCCGCGAAGGGCGAGATGACCGAGAGTACAGTTCCCCGCTGGCTCTCGCTGGACCCCGAAGCGTTGAGCGGCCGGGTCATGCGTGCACCAGAGCGAGACGATATCGACACGCCGGTGAACGAACAGCTCGTGGTTGAGTACTACTCTCGCTAG
- the rpsK gene encoding 30S ribosomal protein S11 encodes MADRRRGARPRRRERKQVPRGNAYIQSTFNNTLVTITDPDGNVLSWSSSGVVGFKGSRKSTPFAASQAAEDAAKKAMEHGLRAIDVYVKGPGSGREAAIRSLQATGLGISAIIDVTPIPHNGCRPPKKRRV; translated from the coding sequence TTGGCGGACCGACGGAGGGGCGCACGCCCGAGGCGGCGTGAGCGCAAGCAAGTTCCGCGGGGGAACGCGTACATCCAATCGACGTTCAACAACACCCTGGTCACCATCACTGATCCCGACGGCAACGTGCTCTCCTGGAGCAGCTCGGGCGTGGTCGGGTTCAAGGGATCGCGGAAGAGCACTCCTTTTGCCGCAAGCCAGGCCGCCGAGGACGCAGCGAAGAAGGCGATGGAACACGGGCTTCGGGCCATCGACGTCTACGTCAAGGGCCCTGGCTCGGGCCGGGAGGCAGCCATCCGATCGCTGCAGGCGACAGGACTGGGCATCAGCGCCATCATCGACGTGACACCGATTCCCCACAATGGGTGCCGTCCACCAAAGAAGCGGCGCGTTTAG
- a CDS encoding adenylate kinase — translation MYLVLIGAPGAGKGTQAVGLAQEFGLAHIASGDMFREAMTRGTLRGLQARAYVERGELVPDDVTTAMVVERLARGDCENGVILDGFPRNVAQAQALDQALRNEKKRVDLALYLSVPGDELLRRLSGRWLCRKCQASYHEVFNPPAKPGTCDRCGGELYQREDDTRATAERRLAVYFEQTTPVIDYYRNAGILDEVDGSRTIAEVSEALRDAVRRRARKI, via the coding sequence GTGTACCTGGTACTAATCGGCGCGCCTGGCGCCGGAAAAGGAACCCAGGCAGTCGGGCTGGCGCAAGAGTTCGGGCTGGCCCACATTGCCAGCGGCGACATGTTTCGCGAGGCGATGACTCGGGGCACCCTCCGAGGGCTGCAGGCGCGGGCCTACGTCGAGCGTGGCGAGCTCGTCCCGGACGATGTCACGACTGCGATGGTCGTCGAGCGATTGGCCCGCGGCGATTGCGAGAACGGAGTCATCCTGGACGGATTTCCGCGCAACGTTGCCCAGGCGCAGGCACTGGACCAAGCCCTCCGCAACGAGAAGAAGCGGGTGGACCTGGCGCTGTACCTCTCCGTGCCGGGCGACGAGCTGCTGCGGCGCCTTTCGGGCCGCTGGCTGTGTCGGAAGTGCCAGGCGTCTTACCACGAGGTCTTCAATCCGCCGGCCAAGCCCGGCACGTGCGATCGATGCGGCGGCGAGCTGTATCAGCGGGAAGACGACACGCGCGCGACGGCCGAGCGCCGACTCGCCGTGTACTTTGAGCAGACCACGCCCGTTATCGACTACTACCGCAACGCGGGAATCCTGGACGAGGTGGACGGCTCGCGGACGATCGCGGAGGTCTCCGAAGCGCTTCGTGACGCGGTGCGTCGCCGCGCGCGGAAGATCTGA
- the rpmJ gene encoding 50S ribosomal protein L36, with the protein MKVHASVKPRCEKCKVIRRHGVVRVICENPRHKQRQG; encoded by the coding sequence ATGAAGGTCCATGCGTCCGTCAAACCGCGGTGTGAAAAATGCAAGGTCATTCGACGACACGGCGTTGTTCGCGTGATTTGCGAGAACCCGCGGCACAAGCAGCGGCAAGGATAG